A stretch of DNA from Meleagris gallopavo isolate NT-WF06-2002-E0010 breed Aviagen turkey brand Nicholas breeding stock unplaced genomic scaffold, Turkey_5.1 ChrUn_random_7180001860549, whole genome shotgun sequence:
CCCCACCAGCATCCAATGGGGTTGGGGTGTCTGTGGGGTCAAACACTGGGGTCATCCCTTTTGGGGTCAACCATTGGGGTCAGCCTTTGCGGTCAAACATTGGGGTCATCTCTGGGGTCTTCCTTGTGGGGTCAAGTACTGAGGTTATCTCTGGGGTCTTCAGTTTGAGGTCAAACATTGGGGTCAACATTTGGGATCAACACATCACCCTTCCAAACCACCACATCCTCTTTATTACCCAGCACTGGGGAACCCCAAAACTCCCCCCACCCCAAATCCCCCCACCCCAAAATCTCCTCAGCTCCCTCCCTTCTTTCTGTGCCCCATAAAACCCCTTTTCCCCATTCCCCCCACTTTCCTCTGCCCTTTTCTGCCCCCCACCACCCGGCCTGCCCCACCCCCGGCCCTATGGGGCACATTTGGGgtccccttttttcttccccccagCCCTATGGAGCACATTTAGGGTTCCCGATCCCATAGGGGAAGGATTTGGGGTCCCACTCTTTTTTGGGGTCCCACTCTTCTTTGGGATCCCCCTTTTCTTCCCCCCAGCCCTATGGGGCCCATTTGGGGTCCCACTGTTTTTTGGGGTCCCCCCCTTTTTTCCTTGAATCCTAAAGGGCCGATTTGGGGTCCCACTCTTCTTTGGGGTCCTCCCCTTTTTCCCTCCAGCCCTATGGGGCCGATCTGGGCTCTGTTTCTGTTCCTGTGGGTCACGACGCCGTCGTTTCCGCTGTGGGGCCGAACCTGAAGGACTTCGGGTCCTTTTTGGGAACAGATCTGGGGAGAAAAGGCATCAAAAACCCCAAAATCAGTGGGGCAGAAGCCCACAAATCTGAGGGGCAAAATCTTAAAATCCGTGGGGCAGAACCCCACAGATCCGTGGGGCGGGGAGGCAGTGCTGCGCTCAGCGCGTTTACTTTGAACCCAAATCACGGTGAGCTCACAGCTTCGCTTCATCACTGGCAGCCAAAGGAGAAATGGGGCGGGGGGTcctgtgaccttccaggacctttccaacccaatccaacccaaccactccgCACCTTTATGatcttccaggacccttccaacccaacaattctgtggttctttaACCTTCCAGGTCCAATCCAACCCACCCCACTCATCCCCTGCCTCTCTCACCTTCCAGGACCCCCCATTCCCCTGCCTCTTTCACCTTCCAGGACCCCACTCGCACCCCATCCC
This window harbors:
- the LOC104915941 gene encoding suppressor of SWI4 1 homolog; amino-acid sequence: MRKQQRGAEGEAEDPGEKENAELESELSDAEHYRKEVGLEPEPDLFPKRTRSPSGSAPQRKRRRRDPQEQKQSPDRPHRAGGKKGRTPKKSGTPNRPFRIQGKKGGTPKNSGTPNGPHRAGGKKRGIPKKSGTPKKSGTPNPSPMGSGTLNVLHRAGGKKKGDPKCAP